The genomic DNA CTGCAAATCTATCCAGGGAGACGATAGGCTAGTATTATCTGAAACCCCTGCACTTCGCTAGCTGGTTGAACGGATTTGCCCATGACTCCTTCAGAACTCGAAACGGCGACCGCATTTCCCAACGAAACGATCGATGAACCCAGCAACGGCTTGACCAATGGGGCGATCGTCTCTGACCGCGATTCGGTTGAGCCGGAGGACGATCTTCCCGATGATGTGGAGATGTCCCTGTTCGACCACCTGGAAGAACTGCGTCAGCGAATTTTCTATGCGCTCATTGCGGCGGCGATCGGGATTGTGCTGTGCTTTGTTTTCGTCAATCCGATCGTAGAACTGCTGGAAGTCCCGGCAGAGGGTGTGAAATTCCTTCAGCTTGCGCCGGGCGAATATTTCTTTGTGTCGCTGAAAGTGGCGGGTTACAGCGGTTTGCTATTTTCCAGCCCGATGATTGTCTACCAGATTGTGCAGTTTGTGCTGCCCGGACTGACACGCAGCGAGCGGCGACTGCTGGCTCCGATCGTTTTTGGTTCCAGTATCCTATTTGTCGCGGGTCTGGCTTTTTCCTATTATTTGTTGATTCCGGCGGCGCTCAACTTCTTTATCACCTATGGAGAGGGTGTGGTGGAGCAGCTCTGGTCGATCGATCGCTATTTTGAATTTGTGCTGCTGCTGCTGTTCAGTACCGGACTGGCGTTCCAGATCCCGGTGATTCAGCTTTTGCTGGGGTTGCTGGGCAT from Leptolyngbya ohadii IS1 includes the following:
- the tatC gene encoding twin-arginine translocase subunit TatC, which encodes MTPSELETATAFPNETIDEPSNGLTNGAIVSDRDSVEPEDDLPDDVEMSLFDHLEELRQRIFYALIAAAIGIVLCFVFVNPIVELLEVPAEGVKFLQLAPGEYFFVSLKVAGYSGLLFSSPMIVYQIVQFVLPGLTRSERRLLAPIVFGSSILFVAGLAFSYYLLIPAALNFFITYGEGVVEQLWSIDRYFEFVLLLLFSTGLAFQIPVIQLLLGLLGIVNSKQMTANWRFVVLAAAVLGAVLTPSTDPVTQSLLGGAVLGLYFGGIAMVKLAGR